tggttatccgactagttataggggataacttatatgtatggaatatgtaacagatcatgacttgggtattacgtttccttatatattacggaacagcctaaagtcctggtttgataatattgtaaagtagatttaggaaaccgataccgtattggttaaggtttctatcttgtaatcctgccccccaccctatataaggtgggcaggaggccctctagggggcatgagcacatatgatcgtcagatcaatacacactcggcggattcaaatccccaaacaggagtagggtattacctctcattgagagggcctgaacctgtctaaatcctttgtctccacatccatccacttttaggtctcgtgcgctaccccgttttattattgccgaattcatgtttcgacaattTCTATGGTGTCTACGGTTGTTTGGGAAGTACGCCGGCCACGTATAGTGATTGAAATTATGGTAGTATTGTTTGCTGCTGGCCAGTTTCTATGTGCTGAAGTTCTAGGAATGCGCCTACGCATCAACAGTCGGCTACGCCGTCAGATATCGCTGTGGAGCCTAGTGGTTGCACTCTTTATTACTTGCTTTCTGTGTTTACAGAGAGCACAGGAGCTCATAGCTGGCCATGTGGATATTGTACGGTTTGCTCCTTGTGGTTGTGCTCCTAGTGACTATTAGCAGGCTGCAGTTCCCAATTATAATCAGCCGAGTACAGGGTGATTTGGGTCGCAAATACATATTTTGGCGCCCATTTATCCTACTAGCAGCTCGGAAAGTTCCAAGAAAAAGGTATGAGCAAACCAGTGGCAAATCCAAAAAAGACAAAGGAACTGGTACAATTTTCAATGATGCCAGCAGTGATGGCTCTGATGATGAATTGGGCATCGGAAGTGAAAAGGCTGCCATTGAAACTTCTTCAGATGATGCATCCTCATCAGCTGACTCAGGTGGGAACCTCATTGAAATAGTATCACTGAACATGCTACTTACCAGTATTCTCTCCGATTGCATTTGCACTTTGTTTTGCATATGTTTAACCGTGGAATAAAAAACTATGCCCTCTTTGTTTATCTCTTATACTTCTTCTGGAAAATACCCTGTTCTATGCAAAATGCAAAAGCGATGAATTAAAAGAAAGTTAACGAAGACTTGATTATTGAGAGAACTGATCATACAACAGCTAGTGTTGCAATTTATTTTCGTACGTTCACTTGGAATTCCTGTGTTGATATTTCTTTGGCTAGTATTATGTTCTATGTATCTTCAGAATATCATTTAATATTTGTAATGCTGGTTTAGTGCTATGGTGATTACGATATGGAATGTCAGGAGCAATGTACTCTTTGTTTAGAGCAGACTTTTCATGATATATGCCTTGGGATTCTGATTCAGTGTGATTAATTATGAAATATTTTCTAACAGTGCATCTGATATGCTACCTAGCTTGCTTATGAAAGTGATCTAATTGATGTGACAGGTATTTCATCTGCAGCCCATGATAGTGGCGAGCCTGATGACGATGGCAATGCATCACTGTAAGTTCTCTAATTTACAAAGAGAATGGTCTGGTGTAGGAATTACGTTTCCTTCGATTTTgtttatgtactccctccgtcccaaaaaaagtgaATCTAGGACtagatgtgatatattatagtacaacgaatctggacaaatgtatggattcatagtactaggatgtgtcacatccagtactatgttggttttttatgtgacagagggagtaatgtAGATGAGCAGGTACAGATATTGTATGGTACTGAATGTTGATGATCGTCAACAAATTGAAACTTTAGGATTTGCTGCTCCAATGAGGTGCACACTGGTTTAGGATCTTTCGCTATTGTCTCAGTGACATGTGGGCCTACATTGAGTGGCAAATCGTTCTTTGGTGATGCAAATTTCAAAACGTTTTTCACATTATCAATAGCGATTTCCAAAATTTTATAGAATCACCTGATATATCTGTCATGAGAATCACTTAGAAGAACAAGGCTACCTTCTGGTCTTTTGCTCTAGTTGAAGACCGCTGAcacgttttctttttatttcttaCCATTTGTTCAGATCACAGAAATCTCGCAAAGGGGGGCTTGGCTCCATCCTCAGAGGCTCTTGTAGTTACAAGAAGGCAAAGCAGAAACAAGCCGTGCAATTGGATGACACCGAGGTTCCTGATAGCCAGCCAATGGACATTTTCTGAGACTGAACTTGATACTTGAAAGAAGAAACACGGACAGCTTTGGTTTTCCATTATTTTCATCCACCTGATAGCATGCCCTGGAGTTTGAGCATTGCATATTAGTATCCCAACCAGCCTTGATACCATGTAGTGGGAAGAAAAATGCACTTGGCTGATTCTCATGTTACCACATGGCTTTTCTGCTCCTTGAACTAAACAAGCGCTGCGATCTCAGCTGGAATGTAATCACTATCTGGTGGATTGTCCTCAATCAGAGATTCCACTGATTTTTTTATGAGGCGGTGTGCAACTCTTCCAAAAAGGATAAATGTAGCATTGGAGCTGGCATCACCGGCGATGAGCACTACTTTATATCTACATGGGTaatatacatgtgtatattaATGTGTGCAGCACAATTAGTAAGCATGGAAAAATCTGGAATGAGGTGTGGTATGAACCTTGGATCTGGTATTCCTATGTTAGAACAGCTTGAGCATTTGTAGCTAGAACCGTATGGCTTAGAAGTTCTATAGCATAATCGGCATGAATTGTACCACCAGGAATTTTCGCTGCATATCCTCCTAACAGTGACATTGACAATGAAACGTGTACTCTGAAAAAGCAAAGAACAGAAATGATATCACTATTATTGAAAGTGAGAAAATGTGCAGCGATGTATTGAACAAAAAACTGGCAAGGAGGTACCCTGTTCTTGTGAGGATTGAGGGCAAGTATTTCTTGAATAGTTTTTTCCTCTGCAGTGTCCTGGTTGTAACCTGTTGCTGGGTTATCAACCCAGCTCACTGGACGAAAGTTTGCACTGAAGCTACATAGTTATATCACGTTGAAAGTTAACTAACTGTTTCACAAGGAGTGAGAACACATCATGGCAATGGATTATAAACATGAGTTCAAGTAGGCAGCCTCACCTCTCTTTGAGTTCTAGCACTTCAGGAATATCAAGGTTTAGATACCATTTGCACGGCGAACTACCAGTCACTGTAAGACCTGTATAGCATGAACCAAATAAAAGCATAGCGTTAGATGGCTAGAATAAACAACATAGAAGTGAAAATGCGTAGTGAAAACGAACCTAATCCTGTGTAATCTTTGACAAGTGTCCCAACAAAGACAATAACTTGGGCCTGAGTTTGGCCAGCATTGTATACACTATTAGCGTCAAAAGCATCAGCCCTTTCTCCCCAGAGTGTAACAGGCATTGTTGAATTGCTATTGTTTTTCCATGAATAGAAAAAAGGAAACAGTGTGAGTGTAATTTAAGAAAGCAGCGGCGCACTAAGAATCTATGCATGCATAAAAGGAAAAGGTAAAAATTGCAATTAAACATAGGGATATTCAGTCTGAGCAAAGACACCTTGCATCACATATCTGTATTGTTCTTTTTAAGCTATCAGCATTCCTTGACTTCGGCCGCACAACGGTTGGCGAACCAACCTCAGTGATGACACCCATGACATCTGGTTGCATGCCATATAAGCCTAATTAATGATGAGATAGTATGGATTATTGATACAACAAATATAGCTGTGTAGAAGAATCTCATTACCAACATAGAAGATGGTCTTGTCCACTAAATTGGGGATATCACTGAATGGTGTCAATGAAAAAGTTATGCCAGGGAAATCAGCAGCGGGCTCAATGTATTCTTCAAATGTTGTCCATTTACTGAACACAATCATTAGGCTATTGTCGACTGGCCTGTATGTCCTATTCGCATACCTCACAGTAAAGGAGTCAATATAGTAAACCTTTTGTTCCTTAAGCAAAGGCCTCAGGCTGTCAATTGCAGGTGGATAAATCTGAGCGTGAATGCTGTTTCCCTGCATTTTTAAAGTAAATAATGTTATCAAGAGAGTTGGCACTATAGCCTAATAGGCATCGATGAATAAATGTCATAGTCACATCATTACCATCTGATCGAGCAGCACAAGATCAGTGTGGAAAATATTGCCACTGCCGTTGAGATCGCAGAAATCCCATAACCTAGAAACTCTTGCAAGGATCCTTGTGTTTAAGTCTCCACAGGACAGCTGTGAAATGAGCACATGTGCCATCTTGGACCTGCAATGAGCATAGAACTATTTTAGAATGGGTAAAATGGTTGGATAAGATATAACAGTCAAAAGATTGCTTGGCAGGATACTATACATGACAAAAGGCAATATACTATGTACCATACACATAGTCTATAGTACTTGAGGCTGAAAGAcatttattccaaaatatatgtacaaatTTGGGTATTACTGTGGTCAAAAATTTCAAGCATCAAGCGGCGGAGCCTGCAATAGTAACACATGCACATTACTCTGCTGAAAATACAACGAAGTgatgaaaagcaaaaaaaaaagatataacgTGCGGGAAATCACCGCTTGGACTGTAGCGCTGAGCACTTCAGAGTAAACTATATTTTTTGTCTGTGTACCACATGATCCATCATCATTTTCAATTAATATTTTTAGCCCTGATCGGCTTGTTACTCTTGAAATAGCAACGTATAATTGCCCATGTGTGAAGACAGGCTTCCTAAGATATACGCCAACCCGCTGGAGTGTTTGACCTTGGCTTTTATTGATGGTCATTGAATAGCAAACTCGAACAGGGAACTGCCTTCTCTGCAGTGTAAAAGGCCATTTCATCTTTGTGGTGCCAAGTGTGATTCGAGGTATG
The window above is part of the Oryza sativa Japonica Group chromosome 7, ASM3414082v1 genome. Proteins encoded here:
- the LOC136357272 gene encoding uncharacterized protein — its product is MAHVLISQLSCGDLNTRILARVSRLWDFCDLNGSGNIFHTDLVLLDQMGNSIHAQIYPPAIDSLRPLLKEQKVYYIDSFTVRYANRTYRPVDNSLMIVFSKWTTFEEYIEPAADFPGITFSLTPFSDIPNLVDKTIFYVDVMGVITEVGSPTVVRPKSRNADSLKRTIQICDASNSTMPVTLWGERADAFDANSVYNAGQTQAQVIVFVGTLVKDYTGLGLTVTGSSPCKWYLNLDIPEVLELKESFSANFRPVSWVDNPATGYNQDTAEEKTIQEILALNPHKNRSTRFIVNVTVRRICSENSWWYNSCRLCYRTSKPYGSSYKCSSCSNIGIPDPRYKVVLIAGDASSNATFILFGRVAHRLIKKSVESLIEDNPPDSDYIPAEIAALV